In Actinoplanes derwentensis, the following proteins share a genomic window:
- a CDS encoding AfsR/SARP family transcriptional regulator, whose translation MIEIRVLGPLQVLVDGVPVAVGGPRQRALLAMLVAARGRAVAVDRLVGQLWESGPPPRAVSSLQAYVSRLRKLLEPRRAPRGAASVLAGDAVGYTLNLPDSAVDAWCLEREVHSVQEQARELTTAQALEILRRALGRWRGEPYGEFAGRVWAQGEVTRLREARLVGRQRAIACELKLGYTEDGVRAAWELAEAHPQRGVSWWLYALGLWAAQRPGDALEALRRHRRVLADELGLDPEPALTDLEQALAGQRLDVLERHLRFGEEPEPLVRPAQLPRTPATFAAREAELAELDRHPNGLTVITGPGGVGKTTLAVRWAHRIAGRYPDGQLYADLRGFGPDDAPSEPGEVLLSFLTALGVPDQRVPPGADERTAMFRGVLAGRRMLLVLDNAHDADQVRPLLPGTPGCAVVVTSRSRLDGLAVVDGARPVPLDVFDDDEAHAYLRRRLGSAAVDEDPAATAAIVDRCGGLPLALALVCARAGGFSLAGVAGELDGEEGLDAFAVAGHDLRTVFSWSYRRLPGDAAELFRRLARHPGPDFGLNAAVSVSGRSRSATGLLLRLLRDAHLIDEPTPGRYGYHDLLRGYARRLTDPGDDLSDVPHRLVEYFLRSAENAAGVFYFVEPPPPLPERPGVLPEEFTDHAAAVGWLDTEYPNLTAITDLCARPGWLDGPERYLARFAHTLACYQQDLRPFQEESIAMARTALTGAGISADPWWTGNLMFVIGRGLLLLNRRAEAREPLARMVEVMRPAGGPQQLAIGLTGLAIAVIDGLWDIPTRDRVEAAHPYASEALENFRLMGGEGGERASASVLPMIGWHHFYQPDGRERALGCFAEALRIVRKWNDTFAEGNTLNSAGTLHRAIGDFPAAVACFEAALECYHDIREMHIDPLIGLYACHLATGDTAAAEQVRERALGLVETARYPDVDRLVKVFGVSAG comes from the coding sequence GTGATCGAGATACGGGTGCTGGGCCCGTTGCAGGTGCTGGTCGACGGGGTGCCGGTGGCGGTCGGCGGGCCACGGCAGCGGGCTCTGCTGGCCATGCTGGTGGCGGCGCGCGGGCGGGCCGTCGCCGTCGACCGGCTGGTCGGTCAACTGTGGGAGTCCGGGCCGCCGCCGCGGGCGGTCAGCTCGCTCCAGGCGTACGTCTCCCGGCTCCGCAAGCTGCTGGAACCCCGGCGCGCACCGCGCGGGGCGGCAAGCGTCCTGGCCGGCGATGCCGTCGGGTACACACTGAACCTGCCGGACAGCGCCGTGGACGCGTGGTGCCTGGAACGGGAGGTGCACAGCGTCCAGGAGCAGGCCCGCGAACTGACCACCGCGCAAGCCCTGGAGATCCTGCGGCGGGCTCTGGGCCGGTGGCGCGGCGAGCCGTACGGCGAGTTCGCCGGCCGGGTGTGGGCGCAGGGCGAGGTGACCCGGCTGCGGGAGGCGCGGCTGGTCGGCCGGCAGCGCGCGATCGCCTGCGAGCTGAAACTCGGCTACACCGAGGACGGGGTGCGGGCCGCGTGGGAGCTGGCCGAGGCGCACCCGCAGCGGGGTGTGTCGTGGTGGCTCTACGCGCTCGGGCTGTGGGCGGCGCAGCGGCCCGGCGACGCCCTCGAAGCGTTACGCCGGCACCGCCGGGTGCTCGCCGACGAACTGGGCCTCGACCCGGAACCCGCACTGACCGATTTGGAGCAGGCCCTCGCCGGGCAGCGCCTGGACGTCCTGGAACGGCACCTGCGGTTCGGCGAGGAACCCGAGCCGCTGGTCCGGCCGGCCCAGTTGCCGCGCACGCCCGCGACGTTCGCGGCCCGCGAGGCGGAACTGGCTGAACTGGACCGGCACCCGAACGGGCTGACCGTGATCACCGGGCCGGGCGGCGTCGGCAAGACCACTCTGGCGGTCCGGTGGGCGCACCGGATCGCCGGGCGCTATCCGGACGGCCAGCTCTACGCCGACCTGCGCGGTTTCGGGCCGGACGACGCCCCGTCCGAGCCGGGTGAGGTGCTGCTCAGTTTCCTGACCGCGCTGGGTGTGCCGGACCAGCGGGTGCCGCCGGGTGCGGACGAGCGGACGGCGATGTTCCGCGGTGTACTGGCCGGGCGGCGGATGCTGCTCGTGCTGGACAACGCGCACGACGCCGATCAGGTCCGGCCGCTGCTTCCCGGCACGCCGGGCTGTGCCGTGGTGGTCACCAGCCGCAGCCGCCTGGACGGGCTGGCCGTCGTCGACGGCGCCCGGCCGGTGCCGTTGGACGTGTTCGACGACGACGAGGCCCACGCCTACCTGCGGCGGCGGCTGGGGTCGGCGGCGGTCGACGAGGATCCGGCGGCCACCGCCGCGATCGTGGACCGGTGCGGTGGGCTGCCGCTCGCGCTGGCCCTGGTCTGCGCACGGGCCGGCGGGTTCTCGCTGGCAGGCGTCGCGGGCGAACTGGACGGGGAGGAGGGGCTCGACGCGTTCGCGGTGGCCGGGCACGACCTGCGGACCGTCTTCTCCTGGTCCTACCGGCGGCTGCCCGGCGACGCGGCCGAACTGTTCCGGCGGCTGGCCCGCCATCCCGGCCCGGACTTCGGCCTGAACGCGGCGGTCAGCGTCAGCGGCCGGTCCCGGTCGGCGACCGGGTTGCTGCTGCGCCTGCTGCGCGACGCGCATCTGATCGACGAGCCCACCCCCGGCCGGTACGGGTACCACGACCTGCTGCGTGGTTACGCACGCCGGCTCACCGACCCGGGCGACGATCTGTCCGATGTGCCGCACCGGCTGGTCGAGTATTTCCTGCGCTCGGCCGAGAACGCGGCCGGAGTCTTCTACTTCGTCGAACCGCCGCCGCCCCTGCCCGAGCGGCCCGGGGTACTGCCGGAGGAGTTCACCGATCACGCGGCGGCCGTCGGCTGGCTGGACACCGAGTACCCGAACCTCACCGCGATCACCGATCTGTGCGCCCGGCCGGGGTGGCTCGACGGGCCGGAACGGTATCTGGCCCGGTTCGCGCACACGCTCGCCTGTTATCAGCAGGATCTGCGGCCGTTCCAGGAGGAGTCGATCGCGATGGCCCGCACCGCCCTGACCGGAGCCGGGATCAGCGCCGATCCGTGGTGGACCGGCAATCTGATGTTCGTGATCGGGCGGGGACTGCTGCTGCTCAACCGCCGGGCGGAGGCCCGCGAGCCGCTGGCGCGGATGGTCGAGGTGATGCGCCCGGCCGGTGGCCCGCAACAGCTGGCGATCGGATTGACCGGACTGGCCATCGCGGTCATCGACGGCCTGTGGGACATCCCCACCCGGGATCGGGTCGAGGCTGCCCACCCGTACGCCAGTGAGGCTCTGGAGAATTTCCGCCTGATGGGCGGGGAGGGCGGCGAACGGGCGTCGGCCAGTGTGCTGCCGATGATCGGCTGGCACCACTTCTACCAGCCCGACGGGCGGGAGCGGGCGCTCGGCTGTTTCGCGGAGGCCCTGCGGATCGTGCGCAAGTGGAACGACACCTTCGCCGAGGGCAACACGCTGAACTCGGCGGGCACGCTGCACCGGGCGATCGGGGACTTCCCGGCCGCCGTCGCCTGTTTCGAGGCGGCGCTGGAGTGCTACCACGACATCCGCGAGATGCACATCGATCCTCTGATCGGTCTCTACGCCTGCCATCTGGCCACCGGTGACACGGCGGCCGCGGAGCAGGTCCGCGAGCGGGCTCTGGGTCTGGTCGAGACCGCGCGTTATCCGGACGTCGACCGGTTGGTGAAAGTCTTCGGCGTTAGCGCTGGTTAG
- a CDS encoding AfsR/SARP family transcriptional regulator, translated as MPAEELSSRMAVRVLGSLEVSVAGTPVSLGGPQQRAVLAMLVAAGGRAVPAGRIVERLWGGAPPPQPLVSLQAYISRLRKVIEPERAPRGEASVLVLEPAGYALRLPVDAVDAWCLEREVAAAESQSADAALDTLRTALARWRGRPFEQFENEPWARPEIDRLCEVRLAGRRRTIVCLLRLGHTGDACLAAQGLAEANPARGDLWWLYALGLWAAHRSAEALDTIRRYRRLAGASSAELAELERAILEQRRDVLERHLRFGETGGETEPATGAAGRPAQLPREPEAFAARKAELAELDRQEDGLVVITGPGGVGKTTLAVRWAHRVAGRYPDGQLYADLRGFGPEDTPAAPADVLAGFLGALGVPNQRVPPGQAERAALLRSVLAGRRMLLVLDNARDTEQVRPLLPGTAGCAVVVTSRDTLGGLIVAEGAFPVRLGGFRDDEARAFLRARLGAAAADADPAATATIVARCGGLPLALAVVCARAEGRPLAAVAAELADDDGLDAFTGSGYDLRAVFSWSYRRLPAAAAALFRRLALHPGPDVALNAAAGVSGLSRGGTRALLRSLADAHLLQEREPGRFAFHDLVRGWAVEVAEREDPVDVHQGVLRGLVEYHLHSADNAVNTFLTFARPDRVGAAPDGIVVEQFDDAAAALAWMAGAYENVMALAAACEQPWGERYLGPLVWTLMPYQQDFRFLVDDSIGLCLRALPVAERTGDDWLTRYLLFMLGRAYLWLNEMAQARVYLNRVIRSARSSGIPINLAQGLIALVTAITGYIGTPSRESVRQAHPHAVEALETYRLVLSDPVRGVTAQIGEARCLLTIAWWHFYFGDGYDAAAKLLDQSLETQLRKDNGQHAAEALLHIGYLRHESGEQAGAAEAFQRVLDEHGDVAEHRMDPLIGLYLVHTATGDRAAAERVRSEASRLAESARYHDVERLRTVLGTTGEPGTTGTRA; from the coding sequence ATGCCTGCCGAAGAACTGTCGAGTCGCATGGCTGTCCGGGTGCTGGGATCGCTGGAGGTCTCGGTCGCCGGGACACCCGTCTCACTGGGCGGACCACAGCAGCGGGCGGTACTGGCCATGCTCGTGGCGGCCGGCGGGCGGGCCGTGCCGGCCGGGCGGATCGTCGAGCGGCTCTGGGGTGGCGCACCGCCGCCACAGCCGCTGGTCTCGTTGCAGGCGTACATCTCCCGGTTACGCAAGGTGATCGAACCGGAGCGTGCGCCACGCGGCGAGGCGTCCGTTCTGGTGCTGGAGCCCGCCGGGTACGCCCTGCGCCTGCCCGTGGACGCCGTCGACGCCTGGTGCCTGGAACGTGAGGTGGCCGCCGCCGAGAGCCAGTCGGCGGACGCGGCCCTGGACACGCTGCGGACGGCCCTGGCGCGCTGGCGGGGCCGGCCGTTCGAGCAGTTCGAGAACGAGCCGTGGGCGCGGCCGGAGATCGACCGGCTGTGCGAGGTGCGGCTGGCCGGACGGCGGCGCACGATCGTCTGCCTGCTGAGGCTCGGGCACACCGGGGACGCCTGCCTGGCCGCCCAGGGACTGGCCGAGGCGAATCCGGCACGTGGCGACCTGTGGTGGCTGTACGCGCTCGGCCTGTGGGCGGCACACCGGTCGGCGGAGGCCCTCGACACGATCCGCCGGTACCGCCGGCTCGCCGGAGCCTCGTCGGCCGAGCTGGCCGAGCTGGAGCGGGCGATCCTGGAGCAGCGCCGGGACGTCCTGGAACGGCACCTGCGCTTCGGCGAGACCGGCGGCGAGACCGAACCGGCGACCGGAGCGGCCGGCCGGCCCGCCCAGTTGCCACGGGAACCGGAAGCCTTCGCGGCCCGGAAGGCGGAGCTGGCCGAGCTGGACCGGCAGGAGGACGGCCTGGTGGTGATCACCGGGCCGGGCGGCGTCGGCAAGACCACCCTCGCGGTCCGCTGGGCACACCGGGTGGCCGGCCGCTATCCGGACGGGCAGCTCTACGCCGACCTGCGCGGTTTCGGCCCGGAGGACACCCCGGCCGCCCCGGCGGACGTGCTCGCCGGTTTCCTCGGCGCGCTGGGGGTGCCGAACCAGCGGGTGCCACCGGGCCAGGCGGAACGGGCCGCGCTGCTGCGCAGTGTGCTGGCCGGCCGCCGGATGCTGCTGGTCCTCGACAACGCCCGTGACACCGAGCAGGTCCGGCCGCTGCTGCCCGGAACCGCCGGCTGCGCGGTCGTGGTGACCAGCCGGGACACCCTGGGCGGCCTGATCGTCGCGGAGGGCGCGTTCCCGGTGCGTCTCGGCGGCTTCCGCGACGACGAGGCGCGCGCCTTTCTGCGGGCCCGGCTCGGTGCGGCCGCGGCCGACGCGGATCCGGCGGCCACCGCGACGATCGTGGCCCGGTGCGGCGGGCTGCCGCTGGCACTGGCCGTGGTCTGCGCCCGGGCCGAGGGCCGCCCGCTCGCCGCGGTGGCCGCCGAACTGGCCGACGACGACGGGCTGGACGCCTTCACCGGTTCCGGCTACGACCTGCGGGCCGTCTTCTCCTGGTCCTACCGGCGGCTGCCGGCGGCCGCGGCGGCCCTGTTCCGGCGGCTGGCGCTGCATCCCGGCCCGGACGTGGCGCTGAACGCGGCAGCCGGGGTCAGTGGCCTGTCCCGGGGCGGCACCCGGGCGCTGTTACGGTCGCTGGCCGACGCGCACCTGCTGCAGGAGCGGGAGCCGGGCCGGTTCGCCTTCCACGACCTGGTGCGGGGCTGGGCGGTGGAGGTGGCGGAGCGGGAGGACCCGGTGGACGTACACCAGGGGGTGCTCCGTGGTCTGGTCGAGTATCACCTGCACTCGGCGGACAACGCGGTGAACACGTTCCTGACGTTCGCCCGGCCGGACCGGGTCGGCGCGGCCCCGGACGGCATCGTGGTGGAACAGTTCGACGACGCCGCCGCCGCGCTGGCGTGGATGGCCGGCGCGTACGAGAACGTGATGGCTCTCGCCGCGGCCTGCGAACAACCCTGGGGCGAACGCTATCTGGGGCCGCTGGTCTGGACCCTGATGCCGTACCAGCAGGACTTCCGGTTCCTCGTGGACGACTCGATCGGCCTGTGCCTGCGGGCTCTCCCGGTGGCCGAGCGGACCGGCGACGACTGGCTGACGCGGTATCTGCTGTTCATGCTGGGGCGGGCGTACCTCTGGCTCAACGAGATGGCCCAGGCCCGGGTGTACCTGAACCGGGTCATCCGGTCGGCCCGCTCCTCGGGTATCCCGATCAATCTCGCGCAGGGGCTGATCGCCCTGGTCACCGCGATCACCGGCTACATCGGCACGCCGTCGCGGGAGTCGGTCCGCCAGGCGCATCCGCACGCCGTGGAGGCGCTGGAGACGTACCGGCTGGTGCTCAGCGACCCGGTCCGGGGAGTGACCGCGCAGATCGGCGAGGCCCGTTGTCTGCTGACGATCGCCTGGTGGCACTTCTACTTCGGCGACGGGTACGACGCGGCGGCGAAACTGCTCGACCAGAGCCTGGAGACGCAACTGCGGAAGGACAACGGTCAGCACGCCGCCGAGGCTCTGCTGCACATCGGCTATCTGCGGCACGAGTCCGGCGAGCAGGCCGGTGCGGCCGAGGCGTTCCAGCGGGTGCTCGACGAGCACGGTGACGTGGCCGAGCACCGGATGGACCCGCTGATCGGCCTCTATCTGGTGCACACGGCGACCGGTGACCGGGCGGCCGCGGAACGGGTCCGGTCCGAGGCGTCCCGGCTGGCCGAGTCGGCCCGCTATCACGACGTCGAGCGGCTGCGGACGGTCCTCGGAACGACCGGAGAACCAGGGACGACCGGGACGCGGGCGTGA
- a CDS encoding AfsR/SARP family transcriptional regulator, with amino-acid sequence MISFALLGPVRARRDGVEFLLGSPQQRTTLAVLLLREGLLTTMDELVDAIWPDGPPPAAVATVRTYLSRLRRLFPTNCGVRIDWIGGGYVLTAPPGSIDVHLFHRHTTRAAEARRDGHTREAAAELRAAVNLHRGTPLAGAAGGYVEGQRARLAELCRGAAFDLVDLTVELGGYAEAIADLRAMVAEDPLRERCHLLLMTALYRGGRQADALAHYRQVRRTLADELGIEPTPELQRLHQRILQGVS; translated from the coding sequence GTGATCAGCTTCGCGCTACTGGGCCCGGTGCGGGCCCGGCGGGACGGGGTCGAGTTCCTGCTCGGTTCGCCGCAGCAGCGCACCACCCTGGCCGTGCTGCTGCTGCGGGAGGGCCTGCTCACCACCATGGACGAGCTGGTCGACGCGATCTGGCCGGACGGCCCGCCACCGGCCGCGGTGGCGACGGTCCGCACCTACCTGTCCCGGCTGCGGCGGCTCTTCCCCACGAACTGCGGGGTTCGCATCGACTGGATCGGCGGCGGTTACGTACTGACCGCCCCGCCCGGCTCGATCGACGTGCACCTGTTCCACCGGCACACCACCCGGGCCGCCGAAGCCCGCCGCGACGGCCATACCCGGGAGGCGGCCGCCGAGTTGCGGGCCGCGGTGAACCTGCATCGGGGCACTCCCCTGGCCGGCGCGGCCGGCGGTTACGTGGAGGGCCAGCGCGCCCGGCTCGCCGAACTGTGCCGGGGCGCCGCGTTCGACCTGGTGGACCTGACCGTCGAACTGGGCGGTTACGCCGAGGCGATCGCCGACCTGCGGGCCATGGTCGCCGAGGATCCGCTGCGGGAGCGCTGCCATCTGCTGCTGATGACGGCGCTCTACCGGGGCGGGCGGCAGGCCGACGCGCTCGCGCACTACCGGCAGGTGCGGCGCACCCTCGCCGACGAGCTGGGCATCGAGCCCACTCCCGAACTGCAGCGGCTGCACCAGCGGATTCTCCAGGGTGTGAGTTAG
- a CDS encoding hemerythrin domain-containing protein — MPVTTTPYTREMVMIHRVFRREAAQLLRFVSAAEAGDVARARRLARWVREYIGGLHHHHACEDELIWPLLHQRARLHSELVDRMEMQHQALDATLAEVERRLSRWEEAADEDDRTALADAVADHQEVLLEHLYDEEDLVMPMVEEHLTEAEWERVGRAGLENLPKEKVFLALGAILEDATDDERAFFLAKVPPAGRLLWKLVGQRQYRRQMSALRGGVA; from the coding sequence GTGCCCGTCACGACCACCCCGTACACCCGCGAGATGGTGATGATCCACCGGGTGTTCCGTCGCGAGGCCGCCCAGTTGCTGCGCTTCGTCAGCGCGGCCGAAGCCGGGGACGTCGCCCGCGCCCGCCGGCTGGCCCGATGGGTCCGCGAGTACATCGGAGGACTGCACCACCACCACGCCTGCGAGGACGAACTGATCTGGCCGCTGCTGCACCAGCGGGCCCGCCTGCACAGCGAACTGGTGGACCGGATGGAGATGCAGCACCAGGCGCTCGACGCGACCCTCGCCGAAGTCGAACGGCGGCTCAGCCGCTGGGAGGAGGCGGCCGACGAGGACGACCGGACCGCCCTCGCCGACGCGGTCGCCGATCATCAGGAGGTGCTGCTGGAACACCTCTACGACGAGGAGGACCTGGTCATGCCGATGGTCGAGGAGCACCTGACCGAGGCGGAATGGGAGCGGGTCGGCCGGGCCGGGCTGGAGAACCTGCCGAAGGAGAAGGTGTTCCTGGCCCTCGGCGCGATCCTGGAGGACGCCACCGACGACGAGCGGGCCTTCTTCCTGGCCAAGGTGCCGCCGGCCGGCCGTCTGCTGTGGAAGCTGGTCGGGCAGCGGCAGTACCGCCGTCAGATGTCCGCGCTGCGGGGCGGGGTCGCGTGA
- a CDS encoding PhoX family protein, translating to MPDFSRKLLPLLGHSGGSRDAMTCLYRCGNACDHPAPNQSANPYLGDVVNAEMSRRGVITAGAAGAMVLGFGGSVLAATPAFAGGHHPTKPATPAKAGKIGFTPVAPNTLDQVSIPAGYQTSVVIRWGDAVVPGAPAFNVDRQTAAAQSKQFGYNNDFVGVVPIPGSKDRALLVVNHEYTNENLMFRGFTSLDALTVEQIQVAMAAHGLSVVEIERTGKRGQWKPAKDHRLRYNRRITALATEFKLTGPVAGTAAVKTAADPSGKIVIGTLNNCAGGVTPWGTILSGEENFNQYFVGGDAVAAETKPKLSRYGISTTARYPADSRKWERAQERFDLAKHPNEANRFGWIVEVDPFDPDGRPRKHTAMGRFKHEGANVIVAGSGHVVAYMGDDERFDYLYKFVSDKKYIKSDAPWARKHNLTLLESGTLYVAKVTGDSPATEIDGTGTLPADGKFDGKGQWIKLVSGNRSFVPGMTAVDVLTFTRLAGDAVGATKMDRPEDVQPSLRTGKIYAAMTNNTNRGVGTNPGVDEANPRNANKHGHIFEITEDRGDHTGLTFTWQLPIVCGDPAAAGTYFGGYDKTKVSPISCPDNVAFDSAGNLWISTDGNALGSNDGLFATPIEGKERGHLRQFLTVPKGAETCGPFITGDDKSVFVAVQHPGEITGASVDNPASHWPDGDFAKPAVIVTWKTDGGPIGS from the coding sequence ATGCCGGACTTCAGTCGCAAACTACTGCCGCTGCTGGGACACAGCGGCGGTAGCCGAGATGCGATGACGTGTCTGTACCGATGCGGCAACGCCTGTGATCACCCAGCGCCCAACCAGTCGGCCAACCCGTACCTGGGCGATGTGGTGAACGCCGAGATGAGCCGTCGTGGCGTCATCACCGCCGGTGCGGCCGGCGCGATGGTGCTCGGTTTCGGTGGCTCCGTGCTCGCCGCCACCCCGGCGTTCGCCGGTGGACACCACCCCACCAAACCCGCCACGCCGGCCAAGGCCGGCAAGATCGGCTTCACGCCGGTCGCCCCGAACACCCTCGACCAGGTCAGCATCCCGGCCGGCTACCAGACTTCGGTGGTGATCCGCTGGGGTGACGCGGTGGTGCCCGGCGCTCCGGCGTTCAACGTGGACCGGCAGACCGCCGCCGCCCAGTCGAAGCAGTTCGGTTACAACAACGACTTCGTCGGTGTGGTGCCGATCCCGGGCAGCAAGGACCGCGCGCTGCTCGTGGTCAACCACGAGTACACCAACGAGAACCTGATGTTCCGCGGCTTCACCAGCCTCGACGCGCTCACCGTCGAGCAGATCCAGGTGGCGATGGCGGCGCACGGCCTCTCCGTGGTGGAGATCGAGCGCACCGGCAAGCGCGGCCAGTGGAAGCCGGCCAAGGACCACCGGCTGCGGTACAACCGCCGGATCACGGCTCTGGCCACCGAGTTCAAGCTGACCGGTCCGGTCGCCGGCACCGCGGCCGTGAAGACCGCCGCCGACCCGTCCGGGAAGATCGTCATCGGCACGCTGAACAACTGCGCCGGCGGCGTCACCCCGTGGGGCACCATCCTGTCCGGCGAGGAGAACTTCAACCAGTACTTCGTCGGCGGCGACGCGGTCGCCGCGGAGACCAAACCCAAGCTCAGCCGGTACGGGATCAGCACCACCGCCCGGTACCCCGCCGACAGTCGCAAGTGGGAGCGGGCGCAGGAGCGGTTCGACCTGGCCAAGCACCCCAACGAGGCGAACCGGTTCGGCTGGATCGTCGAGGTCGACCCGTTCGACCCGGATGGCCGCCCGCGCAAGCACACCGCGATGGGCCGGTTCAAGCACGAGGGCGCCAACGTCATCGTCGCCGGGAGCGGGCACGTCGTCGCGTACATGGGTGACGACGAGCGCTTCGACTACCTGTACAAGTTCGTCTCGGACAAGAAGTACATCAAGAGCGACGCCCCGTGGGCCCGCAAGCACAACCTGACCCTGCTGGAGTCGGGCACCCTCTACGTCGCCAAGGTGACCGGCGACAGCCCGGCCACCGAGATCGACGGCACCGGCACGCTCCCGGCGGACGGCAAGTTCGACGGCAAGGGCCAGTGGATCAAGCTGGTGTCCGGTAACCGGTCGTTCGTGCCCGGCATGACCGCCGTCGACGTGCTGACCTTCACCCGGCTCGCCGGCGACGCGGTCGGCGCGACCAAGATGGACCGTCCCGAGGACGTCCAGCCGAGCCTGCGCACCGGCAAGATCTACGCGGCGATGACCAACAACACCAACCGCGGTGTCGGTACGAACCCCGGCGTGGACGAGGCCAACCCGCGCAACGCCAACAAGCACGGCCACATCTTCGAGATCACCGAGGACCGGGGCGACCACACCGGCCTCACCTTCACCTGGCAGCTGCCGATCGTCTGCGGCGACCCGGCCGCCGCCGGCACCTACTTCGGCGGGTACGACAAGACCAAGGTCTCGCCGATCTCCTGCCCGGACAACGTCGCCTTCGACAGCGCCGGCAACCTGTGGATCTCCACCGACGGAAACGCCCTCGGCAGCAACGACGGCCTGTTCGCCACCCCGATCGAAGGCAAGGAGCGCGGCCACCTGCGCCAGTTCCTCACCGTGCCGAAGGGCGCCGAGACCTGCGGCCCGTTCATCACCGGTGACGACAAGTCGGTCTTCGTCGCGGTCCAGCACCCCGGCGAGATCACCGGCGCCTCGGTGGACAACCCGGCGTCGCACTGGCCGGACGGCGACTTCGCCAAGCCCGCCGTCATCGTGACGTGGAAGACCGACGGCGGCCCGATCGGCAGCTGA
- a CDS encoding PH domain-containing protein, producing the protein MLIKVCSLAGRNRVAVLVVAVVLAIGLGVLRETASRDGRDLIFLTGIVVIIGSLALALAAIYGYHPAALVVRPDLPAFETHPPAGQVLLFAALTVQGGTTVTGLIMDAVNGEEYWTFGLPAMALWLIAIGFAWWQMLRPGGVRLRPDGVEDRQPFGSMFVPWEAFTGVPYPALVVGRSKITLTFADSALVRTRGWRPIGPALPANAVDARFLTYAIHEYAHRPELRAVIGTEAEYDRLTGAWRDWPNVG; encoded by the coding sequence GTGCTGATCAAGGTGTGCTCGCTGGCGGGCCGCAATCGCGTCGCCGTCCTGGTCGTCGCCGTCGTTCTCGCGATCGGGCTCGGCGTCCTGCGGGAGACGGCGAGCCGGGACGGCCGGGATCTGATCTTCCTCACCGGCATCGTGGTGATCATCGGTTCGCTCGCGCTCGCTCTCGCCGCGATCTACGGATACCACCCGGCGGCACTGGTGGTCCGGCCCGATCTTCCGGCCTTCGAGACCCATCCGCCGGCCGGCCAGGTGCTGCTGTTCGCGGCCCTGACGGTCCAGGGCGGCACCACCGTCACCGGCCTGATCATGGATGCCGTCAACGGCGAGGAATACTGGACCTTCGGCCTACCTGCCATGGCTCTCTGGCTCATCGCCATCGGTTTCGCCTGGTGGCAGATGCTCCGTCCGGGCGGCGTGCGCCTGCGGCCCGACGGTGTCGAGGACCGTCAGCCCTTCGGCTCGATGTTCGTCCCGTGGGAGGCGTTCACCGGCGTGCCCTATCCGGCTCTCGTCGTCGGGCGCTCCAAGATCACCCTCACCTTCGCCGACTCCGCCCTGGTCAGGACCCGTGGCTGGCGACCGATCGGGCCCGCGCTGCCGGCGAACGCTGTCGACGCACGGTTCCTGACCTACGCCATCCACGAGTACGCGCACCGGCCCGAACTGCGGGCGGTCATCGGGACCGAAGCCGAGTACGACCGTCTCACCGGGGCCTGGCGGGACTGGCCGAACGTAGGGTGA